The following is a genomic window from Spirosoma foliorum.
TATAAATCAGGCTTAGCCGATAGAATGGCAATACGCATAAAAGTGGGTAGTCGCTGACTATCAGTCGATACGCTAGGCCAGTAAAAGCGAATAATTCGTTTTACTAACTACTTTTGACTGTGGACTTGCGACTTTTTTTTCTGGTACGATAAGTTTTTCTGAGAAACGTCTACGATAAAGCGGTTACGGAGCAGTTTTCGCCCTAATAGCACTGGATTTTTGAGGTTTTCCCGGTCGGCGAGGGTAAACTCAGCCCGAATGGTTCGTCCGAATAAAATAATTCGGGTTTTAATAACATAGCGTTTTTCCGCCACGCCGAATGAGTTGCGAATCATGCGCTGGCTGAACTCGTTGCTATAAAACGGCCGCGCTTCCTCGCCACTTTTACCAATTAACAAGAAACTTAACATGGTTCGAACGCCCGACTTCACCAGGCGAACATCTTTGCAATGTAAAGCCGATGTATAGGCTCCCGTATCAATTTTAGCCTGCACATCGAAAAGACTCAAGTCTGGAAAATCGACAAGGTCTGTCATGCCAATAATTTGCTTAGGCTTAGGCGTTTTGGCTTTCATGGAGGAGTTGTATAGTTGCAGAGTTATACAGTTGTATAGTTTATGAGCAGAGAATCAACTTTATAACCATACAACCTTTAACTCTATAACTTTATCTAATCAACCGGCTGAATGTTAAGGACATATCGAGCATAATCATCTTGGCGCGGGCGTTGCGTTCGAGATGGTAAGTTGCTTCGTTTAGATCGTGTACGATTCTTTCTATGTGATTGATCGTTAATATTTTAGCAAAATTCTTGACAAAGGCCATCTCGTTGTCTGGCAAGCGTAATAATTCGGCGGCTCCCTGCTGCCAGAGAAATAGATCGCGGTACAAACGGATACTATATTCCAAAAGCCCTTTCTGCTTTTCCTTGTTGAAACCGTCGAATTGATCAGCCTGTTTAACCAGCGAAATCAGATCCTGTCGGTAGCAGGTACGCATCCATTCGGCAAACCAATTGTGCTGATCCATCGAGGCCGTATCGTTCTGGCTTAGTTGCAGGGCTTCAGCCAGATTCCCGTCGGCCAGATAAGCGATACGACGGGCTGTGGTTTCATCGAGATTCAGGTGCTGACGCAGGTAGGTAGCCACTTCCTCATCCGTAAATGCCCGTACGGCTACCCGTTGGGTTCTGGATAGAATCGTGATGAGCAGCTTATCGGGCTGATTCGTCACGAGCAGAAACAAGGTTTGCGCTGGTGGTTCTTCCAGTACTTTCAATAACGCATTGGCCGAGGTCACGTTCATCAGTTCGGGAAGCCAGATGAGCATAATCTTGTAGGCCCCCTCATAGGCTTTGAGCGACAGCTTTTGCAGAATATTTCGAGCTTCTTCGGCCGAAATATTGCCCTGTTTGTTGTCGGCTCCCATCGTTTCGAGCCAGTTGGGTAAGGTTCGATAGGGTTGTTCGAGCAGAAACTTTCGCCAGTCGGCTAAATACGTTTCGGAATTTTTGCCCTTTCCCAGATTGGCCACCGGAAAAACCATGTGCTGATCGGGGTGAACCAGTTTCTGGCTTTTTATACAGGACGCACATCGCCCGCAGGCATCGTTGGCCTGTTTATCCTCGCAGTTGACATATTGAGCCAGGGCCAAGGCCAGCGCCAGATTCGCACTGCCTTCGGGACCATCGAACAACAAGGCATGTGCAAGATGGTTCGTTTGAACCGCTCGCAGCAATAGCTGCTTGGTTTCTTCCTGGCCAATTATTTCAGAAAATTGCATAAGTCCGTTTTTTCCAGCCTTTCTCCTTTAACCTAACTTTGTTGGAATTTTGAAAATCGTATTTTAACCGGTCTAACATGGAGCTTTTTAACCCCTAAATCCCCTGAAGGGAGCTTTATCCGCAAATAAGCAAAGTCCCCTTCAGAGGATTTAGGGGTAGAAAGCTGCTAAAATGTCAACTTTACATCATTTACATAAAACCTCTATAAGATTAGCCCCTATAACAGGAGAAAGGGAGAAGGAAAAGCTATAAATCGAATGGGGATGAGTTATCAAAGGATCGGGTTCGCTCCAGCGTGAAGATTTCTCTGAGGATGTCTTCTTCCTGTTTATCAAATACTTTATTGCGTCGTTTAAAGGCTTCGGCTGCTACATGAAGCGCTTTTTCTAGTCGATAAGTGGTGAAGCCGTCAATAGCCCCGCCCCATGAGAAGGAAGATATGTGTTTAGGTTGAAATCCACTGCCAAACACGTTGGCGCTAACGCCCACAACAGTGCCGGTATTGAACATGGTGCTGATACCCGCTTTGGTAAAGTCGCCCATCATGAGGCCACAGAAAATACGACCCGTATCTTCAAGTCGCCCCGTTGCGTAGGAGTGGAGTTTAACGTTGCTATAGTCGTTTTTGAGGTTCGAGTTATTTACGTTAGCGCCCAGATTACACCATTCGCCAATGGCCGAATTGCCTAAAAAGCCATCGTGCCCTTTGTTGCTATGGCCGAAGAAGATGGAGTTGCTTACTTCGCCACCTACTTTACAAAATGGCCCAATGGTGGTGTTACTACGCATTTTGCCGCCCCAGTTCACGGTCGATTCCTCACCAAGCGAGAACGGCCCCATTACAATAGAGCCTTCACTAATCGTTGCGTTCTTTCCAATGTAAATCGGCCCGCCTTCTGCATTTAGAATAGAGGCCCGAATGGTCGCGCCGGGTTCTACGAAAATGTTTTCGGGAGCGTAGCAACGCGTAAAGGGGTCTGTGATGGGTTCTGATGTTCGTCCGGCGGTTAATCGGGCAAAATCGGCCCGAATCTGGTCGCCATTATGAACGAAAATATCCCACAGATTATAGATGATGGTTAGTGGCTCATCGAACGGCTGAAAGCTATAGCTGCCGTTGATCGTAGGCGAAGCCGTCAATTTAGTATTCGTTCGGATGGCTAGCACAACACCACCTGCCGTTATAAGACCTGCGCCGGGTGTTAGCGCTAAAATGGCCTCATGCAGTGCTGGTGTTGGACAAACAGCCCCGTTGATATACCAATTGTCGGAGCCTGCATTCTGAGCGAATTTGGCTCGTAAATACGGTTCTGTCAAAAACGATCCTGTCTGGCCAAGCACATCAGCCCATTTTTCGGCCAGCGTTTGGATACCCACACGAATACCCGCCACCGGTCGCGTAAAGGTGAAGGGCAGCAGCGCTGTTCGGATAACCGGATCGTCAAATAAAATCAGGTTCGGCATTGAGTAAGTCAATGGATCAGACGGCAAATATCTAACCTTAATCGTTAAAAAAAGAATACATGAAACAGTACTTTTACGATAGGATGCTGATTTTTATGATGATTAAGATAAGGGGTAATTTCTTTTATTTTTTACAATAGACTATGATTTATCTTATCTAAATCTGTGTAAATCATGATAATCATAAAAATCAGCGTTCTATTGCTATTACCAAAACTATGACTGTCCCGAAAACCGACGCCATCATTCAGCGCATTGCCGATTTACAGAAGGAGACCGGCTTGTTCCCCTGTGTTCGTCGAAATGATACGATTGGGTACCAGCGGCAGGATACCAATGTATTCTTTACGGCGATTACGGTTTTTACGTTGCAGTCGCTGCATGCTCTTGTCGGGTCAGAAACTCGATTATTGATTGACCAAATAGCCGAACGGGCTGCTATTGCTTACCCCATGTTTCGGAACAAAGATGGCCTGAATACCTATAATTTCTGGCCTACGCGCCCGTCCCAACATTTTCCAAATGGGCATCTGTTCCATCGGTTTGAGCATTTCCGGATTCCCGACGACATCGACGATACGGCTATGGTTTACCTGACGACCAACCAACCCGATGCCGATAAACATTGGTTGAAAGACAAGCTGACTCAGCACGCCAACGGCAGTCAACGCCACAAAATTCGGAATACCTATCCAGAATACCGGCAGCTACGCGCTTACTCAACCTGGTTTGGGAAAAACATGGGCATTGATTTCGATGCCTGTGCGTTGAGCAACATGCTCTTCTGTATTTATCAGTACAAGTTGCCGTTAAATCAGCACGATGCAGATTCACTGACGTATTTACGATCAATTGTCGAATCAGGGCGATACGTATCGGAGCCATTTCGGTGTTCGCCCCACTACGCCCGAACCTCCCTGATTATTTATCATCTGGCGAGGTTAATGGATGCTTTTCCTATTTCGGAACTGGAGCCCATTCGCTCCCGACTGATTGTCGATGCCTACCATGAATTGTCGAAAGCCACGAACCGTGTTGAACAGGTTATGTTGACAACGGCTTTGGTTCGCTTAGGCGAAACCGTCACCCTTCCATCGCTTGACGGTATTGAGCAGGATGTAAAAACCTTTCATTTCTTCATTGCGGGTTTACTGACCGCTTATGAGCAACCCTGGCTACGCCGTTTTGCCGACCGCTCTATTGTTCAGATGCGTTGGCAATGTGAAGCCCATAGCTGGGCATTGGTGGCGGAGGGGATGGTTTTATGATTAATCAAATTGTCAATATGAACACATATAATCCGGC
Proteins encoded in this region:
- a CDS encoding ATP-dependent zinc protease family protein, translating into MKAKTPKPKQIIGMTDLVDFPDLSLFDVQAKIDTGAYTSALHCKDVRLVKSGVRTMLSFLLIGKSGEEARPFYSNEFSQRMIRNSFGVAEKRYVIKTRIILFGRTIRAEFTLADRENLKNPVLLGRKLLRNRFIVDVSQKNLSYQKKKSQVHSQK
- a CDS encoding DNA polymerase III subunit, which translates into the protein MQFSEIIGQEETKQLLLRAVQTNHLAHALLFDGPEGSANLALALALAQYVNCEDKQANDACGRCASCIKSQKLVHPDQHMVFPVANLGKGKNSETYLADWRKFLLEQPYRTLPNWLETMGADNKQGNISAEEARNILQKLSLKAYEGAYKIMLIWLPELMNVTSANALLKVLEEPPAQTLFLLVTNQPDKLLITILSRTQRVAVRAFTDEEVATYLRQHLNLDETTARRIAYLADGNLAEALQLSQNDTASMDQHNWFAEWMRTCYRQDLISLVKQADQFDGFNKEKQKGLLEYSIRLYRDLFLWQQGAAELLRLPDNEMAFVKNFAKILTINHIERIVHDLNEATYHLERNARAKMIMLDMSLTFSRLIR
- a CDS encoding putative sugar nucleotidyl transferase, with the translated sequence MPNLILFDDPVIRTALLPFTFTRPVAGIRVGIQTLAEKWADVLGQTGSFLTEPYLRAKFAQNAGSDNWYINGAVCPTPALHEAILALTPGAGLITAGGVVLAIRTNTKLTASPTINGSYSFQPFDEPLTIIYNLWDIFVHNGDQIRADFARLTAGRTSEPITDPFTRCYAPENIFVEPGATIRASILNAEGGPIYIGKNATISEGSIVMGPFSLGEESTVNWGGKMRSNTTIGPFCKVGGEVSNSIFFGHSNKGHDGFLGNSAIGEWCNLGANVNNSNLKNDYSNVKLHSYATGRLEDTGRIFCGLMMGDFTKAGISTMFNTGTVVGVSANVFGSGFQPKHISSFSWGGAIDGFTTYRLEKALHVAAEAFKRRNKVFDKQEEDILREIFTLERTRSFDNSSPFDL